The Microbulbifer hydrolyticus genome has a segment encoding these proteins:
- a CDS encoding slipin family protein: MYLWKTIEVPENMRALVFQRGRFRCLLDPGSHRFGPHLHPLAVERYEVTDLLIPRPKVKYLLRNHPELEQHIECIETSDSEVALLYRDGRLEELMLPAREMAIWKGVDPVAVEKINLHDSLALTPELATALRFDLPASLEKKVRQLIYFVDVPDHHRGLLLVNRQLHAWLEPGYYAYWQPGRSIQVNLVDLRMQLVEVSGQEILTRDRVSLRINLSASYRVVDIEKADTITADYTSHVYRALQLALREAVGTRKLDELLENKRALNGDIEEILGEDLSEIGVKVCDIGVKDIVLPGEMKTILNRVVEAQKEAEANLIRRREETQAVRALHNTAKMMESNSTLMRLKELEALERVTGKIERISVYGGLEGLMTEFVKLRSPPCSPV, translated from the coding sequence ATGTACCTTTGGAAAACCATTGAAGTCCCGGAAAACATGCGTGCGCTGGTGTTTCAGCGCGGGCGCTTTCGGTGCCTGCTGGATCCCGGCTCGCACCGCTTTGGTCCGCACCTCCACCCGCTGGCCGTAGAACGCTATGAAGTCACAGACCTGCTGATTCCGCGTCCCAAGGTGAAGTATCTGCTGCGCAATCATCCCGAACTGGAGCAACATATCGAATGTATCGAGACCAGCGACAGTGAAGTAGCACTGCTGTATCGGGATGGACGACTGGAGGAGCTGATGCTGCCGGCTCGGGAAATGGCGATCTGGAAAGGCGTCGATCCGGTTGCTGTCGAGAAGATCAATCTTCACGATTCGCTCGCGTTGACTCCTGAGCTGGCCACAGCACTGCGCTTTGATCTGCCGGCATCGCTTGAAAAGAAAGTGCGCCAGCTGATTTATTTCGTAGATGTGCCGGATCATCACCGCGGGCTGCTGCTGGTAAACCGGCAGCTCCACGCTTGGTTGGAGCCGGGCTATTACGCCTATTGGCAACCCGGGCGAAGTATTCAGGTGAATCTGGTTGATCTGCGTATGCAACTGGTGGAAGTGAGTGGCCAGGAAATTCTGACGCGCGACCGGGTATCACTGCGAATCAATCTCTCGGCGAGCTATCGCGTGGTGGATATTGAGAAGGCGGATACAATCACTGCCGACTATACCAGCCATGTTTACCGGGCGCTTCAGCTAGCACTGCGAGAGGCCGTTGGAACGCGCAAGCTCGACGAATTACTCGAGAACAAACGCGCCCTGAACGGTGATATCGAGGAAATTCTGGGTGAAGACCTGAGCGAAATCGGCGTGAAAGTCTGCGATATCGGCGTGAAGGATATTGTCCTGCCCGGCGAGATGAAGACGATTCTCAACCGTGTAGTCGAGGCGCAGAAGGAGGCGGAAGCCAACCTGATTCGTCGACGGGAAGAGACTCAGGCAGTTCGCGCACTGCATAACACCGCGAAGATGATGGAAAGCAACAGCACGCTGATGCGGTTGAAAGAGCTGGAGGCACTGGAGCGTGTAACCGGTAAGATCGAGCGCATTTCTGTCTATGGTGGCCTGGAAGGCCTGATGACGGAGTTCGTAAAGCTGCGCAGCCCGCCGTGTTCCCCGGTATAG
- a CDS encoding DUF5992 family protein: protein MNTKANKFLKTRLTLFGLLFNALFIFPALAEKGWIATSVEVVEITNTGSNGKNFTVKVSGGDNNYPCENGQITFPLANAGNTGNDIHIHNRAFSMALTALTTGSKVSIFSYEDNSVCNRAAHIKIVKP, encoded by the coding sequence ATGAACACCAAAGCGAACAAATTCCTAAAAACACGCTTGACTCTATTCGGCTTGCTCTTCAATGCCCTATTTATTTTTCCCGCATTAGCTGAGAAAGGATGGATTGCAACTTCAGTTGAGGTAGTCGAGATCACCAACACCGGGTCGAATGGGAAAAACTTCACCGTAAAGGTTAGTGGTGGAGACAACAACTATCCCTGTGAAAACGGGCAGATCACGTTTCCACTAGCGAATGCGGGCAATACCGGAAACGACATTCATATACACAACAGAGCATTTAGCATGGCTCTTACCGCTCTCACAACAGGAAGTAAAGTTAGCATCTTTAGCTACGAAGATAACTCGGTATGCAATCGTGCGGCTCATATCAAGATAGTAAAACCGTAG
- the queF gene encoding NADPH-dependent 7-cyano-7-deazaguanine reductase QueF (Catalyzes the NADPH-dependent reduction of 7-cyano-7-deazaguanine (preQ0) to 7-aminomethyl-7-deazaguanine (preQ1) in queuosine biosynthesis), with protein sequence MNREDWQNLPLGQETHYEATYNPSLLHPIPRSVSRAQLGLDEQALPFSGADEWWGFELSWLNPKGVPQVAVARFRFAASSPSMIESKSFKLYLNSLNQTEFVSADVVRDTLERDLSAAAGSDVAVTLFDVEDAALAVQAPAGICVDKLDVEARIYQPDAGLLKLSSEPERQGAAVEETLYSHLLRSNCPVTGQPDWATVSVEYRGPALDRKSLLAYIVSFREHQDFHEHCVERIYCDLQKLADFEKLTVCARYTRRGGLDINPLRTNIGEIVFPARYARQ encoded by the coding sequence ATGAATCGAGAAGACTGGCAAAACCTGCCCCTGGGGCAGGAGACCCATTACGAAGCCACCTACAACCCGTCACTGCTGCACCCGATCCCGCGTTCAGTGTCCCGCGCGCAACTCGGGCTGGATGAGCAGGCGCTGCCGTTCAGTGGCGCGGATGAATGGTGGGGCTTCGAGTTGTCCTGGCTGAACCCCAAAGGGGTTCCCCAGGTGGCGGTAGCCCGCTTCCGCTTTGCCGCCTCCAGCCCGTCCATGATCGAATCCAAGTCGTTCAAGCTGTACCTGAATTCACTCAACCAGACCGAGTTTGTCTCCGCGGACGTGGTACGCGATACCCTGGAGAGGGACTTGAGTGCGGCTGCGGGAAGCGATGTGGCGGTAACCTTGTTTGATGTGGAAGACGCGGCACTGGCGGTGCAAGCGCCTGCGGGGATCTGCGTGGATAAGCTGGACGTGGAAGCGCGCATTTACCAGCCCGATGCGGGGTTACTGAAGCTGTCGTCCGAGCCAGAAAGGCAGGGCGCGGCGGTGGAAGAGACGCTCTACAGTCATCTCTTGCGGAGTAACTGCCCCGTGACCGGTCAGCCTGACTGGGCGACGGTATCTGTGGAATATCGTGGTCCGGCACTCGATCGCAAGTCACTGCTGGCTTATATCGTTTCCTTCCGTGAGCACCAGGATTTTCACGAGCACTGTGTGGAGCGTATTTATTGCGACCTGCAGAAGCTCGCGGATTTCGAAAAGCTGACCGTATGCGCACGCTATACCCGTCGCGGCGGGCTGGATATCAATCCGCTGCGCACCAATATCGGTGAAATCGTTTTCCCGGCGCGCTACGCGCGGCAGTAA
- a CDS encoding alpha/beta hydrolase — protein sequence MRHSNFLRRIAGPIGFALLGGLATVLVLLALYLQRQPELQVWHTASLSEEFTRDSAVNSFSQYLELEERLFAQLEREVYGRTEPAGPATVNRFRRGSLADPGRWPHNWNRSFFREADNARASVLLLHGLTDAPYSLRQLGERLHASGATVLGLRIPGHGTAPSGLVTTHWRDMAAAVTLAMEHLARDGGSRPIHIVGYSNGAALAVHYALKTLDDPELPKPARLVLLSPEISVARVAALAEWQARLGRLLGIEKLQWESIHPLEYEPFKYGSFAVNGGTITHQLTGEIKRRIRTLAASDGLQELPPILSFSSLIDATVDAPAVVQNLFNLLPAGGHELVLFDINRQAGIEPLLTWEPAKMLRAIREMPDRRYTLTLVTNADAASAEVVARHWAPGVVDSSEERLALQWPPGVYSLSHVALPFAPTDFIYGGRPPGPGPGVQLGNLALRGERGALAISASTQLRLRWNPFYDWLESRSLEFMGFD from the coding sequence GTGCGCCATTCAAACTTTCTGCGAAGAATTGCCGGGCCTATCGGGTTTGCACTGTTGGGTGGGCTGGCGACGGTACTGGTCCTGCTGGCCTTGTACCTGCAGCGGCAGCCGGAGTTGCAGGTATGGCACACCGCAAGCCTGAGCGAGGAGTTTACCCGCGACTCCGCGGTTAACAGCTTTTCGCAGTACCTGGAACTGGAGGAGCGCCTGTTCGCCCAGCTGGAGCGAGAGGTATACGGGCGTACCGAGCCGGCGGGGCCGGCTACGGTCAACCGCTTTCGGCGCGGTAGCCTGGCGGACCCCGGGCGCTGGCCGCACAACTGGAACCGCAGTTTTTTCCGGGAGGCCGACAATGCACGGGCCTCCGTGCTGCTGTTGCACGGGCTTACCGATGCGCCCTACAGCCTGCGGCAGCTGGGTGAGCGGTTGCACGCTTCCGGCGCTACGGTTCTCGGGCTGCGCATTCCCGGTCACGGTACGGCGCCGTCCGGGCTGGTGACGACGCACTGGCGGGATATGGCCGCGGCGGTCACGTTGGCGATGGAGCACCTGGCCAGGGACGGAGGTTCGCGGCCCATCCACATCGTCGGTTACTCCAACGGCGCTGCACTCGCGGTGCACTACGCCCTCAAAACCCTGGATGATCCCGAGTTGCCAAAGCCGGCGCGTCTGGTGCTGCTGTCGCCGGAAATCAGTGTGGCCAGGGTTGCCGCACTGGCGGAGTGGCAGGCGCGGCTGGGCCGCCTGCTCGGCATTGAAAAGCTCCAGTGGGAAAGTATCCACCCGCTGGAATATGAGCCGTTCAAATACGGTTCTTTCGCGGTCAACGGCGGCACCATCACCCATCAGCTTACCGGCGAGATCAAGCGCCGCATCCGCACGCTGGCGGCCAGCGACGGCCTGCAGGAGCTGCCCCCAATACTCTCCTTCTCATCACTGATTGATGCTACGGTCGACGCGCCGGCGGTGGTGCAAAACCTGTTTAACCTGCTGCCTGCGGGTGGGCACGAGCTGGTGCTGTTTGATATCAACCGGCAGGCCGGGATTGAGCCCCTGCTGACCTGGGAGCCGGCGAAAATGTTGCGGGCGATCCGGGAGATGCCGGACAGGCGCTATACCTTGACGCTGGTGACCAACGCGGATGCCGCCTCCGCCGAAGTGGTCGCACGCCACTGGGCTCCCGGTGTGGTGGATTCCTCCGAGGAGAGACTGGCCTTGCAGTGGCCACCGGGCGTGTATTCGCTTTCCCACGTGGCCCTGCCGTTCGCACCGACGGATTTCATTTATGGTGGGCGTCCGCCGGGGCCCGGCCCGGGAGTGCAGTTGGGTAATCTCGCCCTGCGCGGAGAGCGCGGTGCGTTGGCGATCAGTGCCTCGACACAATTGCGGCTGCGCTGGAACCCGTTTTACGACTGGCTGGAGTCGCGCTCGCTGGAATTTATGGGGTTTGATTGA
- a CDS encoding ABC transporter permease, producing MSAQLIWTAFSTIFRREVRRFTRIWPQTLVPPVITMSLYFVIFGSLIGSRIGEMGGYSYMEFVVPGLIMMAVITNSYGNVVSSFYSAKFQRSVEELLVSPTPNWVVMAGYVLGGVARGLIVGLVVTLIALIFTSLDIQHIGLTVLIVFLTSVLFALAGFINAIFANSFDDISIIPTFVLTPLTYLGGVFYSIDLLSPFWQGLSKLNPILYMVNAFRYGVLGVSDISVGWAFAGVLAFIAALSAWALHLMSHGKRLRH from the coding sequence ATGAGTGCGCAATTGATCTGGACAGCCTTCTCCACCATTTTTCGTCGGGAAGTACGCCGCTTTACCCGTATCTGGCCGCAGACACTGGTGCCGCCGGTAATCACCATGTCCCTGTACTTCGTGATTTTCGGTTCCCTGATCGGCAGCCGCATTGGTGAGATGGGCGGTTATTCCTATATGGAGTTCGTGGTGCCCGGCCTGATCATGATGGCGGTGATTACCAACTCCTACGGCAATGTGGTGTCTTCCTTCTATAGCGCCAAGTTCCAGCGCAGTGTCGAGGAGCTACTGGTGTCGCCCACACCCAACTGGGTGGTGATGGCAGGCTATGTGCTGGGTGGCGTGGCGCGCGGGTTGATCGTGGGGCTGGTGGTTACCCTGATTGCCCTGATATTTACCTCACTGGACATCCAGCATATCGGCCTGACGGTACTGATTGTGTTCCTGACCTCGGTACTGTTCGCACTGGCGGGGTTTATCAATGCGATCTTCGCCAACAGTTTTGACGATATCTCGATTATTCCCACCTTCGTGCTGACACCGCTGACCTACCTCGGCGGGGTGTTTTATTCCATCGACCTGCTGTCGCCGTTCTGGCAGGGCCTCTCCAAGCTCAACCCGATCCTGTATATGGTCAATGCGTTCCGCTACGGGGTGCTTGGTGTGTCCGATATCAGCGTCGGCTGGGCGTTTGCCGGTGTGCTGGCATTTATCGCCGCGCTGTCTGCCTGGGCGCTGCACCTGATGAGTCACGGCAAGCGCCTGCGCCACTGA
- a CDS encoding pyridoxal phosphate-dependent aminotransferase has translation MKDIHKSEKLHGVCYEIRGPVMEQASRLEEEGHRIMKLNIGNPAPFGFNAPDEILQDVIYNLSQAQGYVESKGLFAARKAIMHECQNLGIPGVEIDDIYLGNGVSELISMSTQALLNTGDEMLLPMPNYPLWMAATNLTGAKPVLYRCDEQAGWLPDIDDIKSKITPRTRGIVVINPNNPTGAVYPKELLEQIVEVARQHNLVIFADEIYSKILYDDAVFIPMATLAEDVLCLSFNGLSKSYRLAGFRSGWMIVSGAKHRARGFIEGMDILSSMRLCSNVPAMFAVQTALGGYQSIKDLVLPGGRLREQRDLAHRMLNDIPGVSCVKPQGAIYLFPRIDLNQHKIENDERFVLDFLRQEKILLVQGSAFHWDAPDHLRIVFLPRADDLSHAIDRLGNFLERYAK, from the coding sequence ATGAAGGATATTCACAAGTCGGAAAAACTCCACGGCGTCTGTTACGAGATTCGCGGCCCCGTCATGGAGCAGGCATCGCGCCTGGAAGAAGAAGGCCACCGGATCATGAAGCTGAACATCGGCAACCCGGCACCCTTCGGCTTCAACGCGCCAGATGAAATCCTCCAGGATGTGATCTACAACCTGTCCCAGGCACAGGGCTATGTGGAGTCAAAGGGGCTGTTTGCCGCGCGCAAGGCAATCATGCACGAGTGCCAGAATCTCGGTATTCCCGGAGTGGAGATCGACGATATCTACCTGGGGAACGGCGTTTCTGAGCTGATCTCCATGTCCACCCAGGCGCTGCTGAACACCGGCGACGAAATGCTGCTGCCGATGCCCAACTACCCGCTGTGGATGGCCGCCACCAACCTGACCGGCGCCAAGCCGGTGCTCTACCGCTGTGATGAACAAGCGGGCTGGCTGCCGGACATCGACGACATCAAATCCAAGATCACCCCGCGCACTCGCGGTATTGTGGTGATCAACCCCAATAACCCAACCGGGGCGGTATACCCGAAGGAACTGCTGGAGCAGATCGTCGAGGTTGCGCGCCAGCACAACCTGGTCATTTTTGCCGACGAGATTTACAGCAAGATCCTGTATGACGACGCGGTGTTTATCCCGATGGCCACCCTCGCCGAAGACGTCCTCTGCCTGAGCTTCAACGGTCTCTCCAAATCCTACCGCCTGGCTGGATTCCGCTCGGGCTGGATGATCGTGAGTGGCGCCAAGCATCGCGCACGCGGATTTATCGAGGGCATGGACATCCTGTCCTCCATGCGCCTGTGCAGCAATGTGCCCGCGATGTTCGCGGTGCAAACTGCCCTTGGCGGTTATCAGAGCATCAAGGACCTGGTGCTGCCCGGCGGCCGCCTGCGCGAGCAGCGCGACCTGGCCCACCGGATGCTGAACGACATTCCCGGCGTCAGCTGCGTAAAGCCCCAGGGTGCCATCTACCTGTTCCCGCGGATTGACCTGAACCAGCACAAGATCGAAAACGACGAGCGCTTCGTACTCGATTTCCTGCGCCAGGAAAAAATCCTGCTGGTACAGGGCAGCGCCTTCCACTGGGACGCACCGGATCACCTGCGGATCGTGTTCCTGCCCCGCGCCGACGACCTGTCCCACGCAATAGACCGCCTGGGTAATTTCCTGGAGCGTTACGCCAAGTAG
- a CDS encoding nitroreductase family protein, giving the protein MDALEALHNRVSIGGLTEPAPDGQQREAIFRAALRAADHGNLRPWRFLVVEGDARARMGELYLKASETGEPLSETQRERTLAMPLRAPMVIVAITRLQDHPKVPFDEQRMSTAGAVQAMLTAAFAQGVGAYWRTGALAENRAVARGLGLADNEEISGFIYMGTPQKPPRAAPELAVEDFFANWTGE; this is encoded by the coding sequence ATGGACGCGCTGGAGGCACTCCACAACCGGGTATCAATTGGGGGGCTGACTGAGCCAGCACCCGACGGTCAGCAGCGCGAGGCTATCTTCCGCGCCGCACTGCGCGCCGCCGACCACGGTAACCTGCGACCCTGGCGGTTCCTGGTGGTCGAGGGCGACGCCCGCGCCCGCATGGGCGAGCTCTACCTCAAAGCCAGTGAAACCGGCGAGCCCCTGAGCGAGACCCAGCGCGAGCGCACCCTCGCCATGCCCCTGCGGGCACCAATGGTGATCGTGGCCATTACCCGCCTGCAGGATCACCCCAAGGTGCCCTTTGATGAGCAGCGCATGTCTACCGCCGGTGCGGTGCAGGCCATGCTGACGGCAGCCTTCGCCCAGGGTGTCGGCGCCTACTGGCGTACCGGCGCGCTCGCCGAGAACCGCGCTGTCGCAAGGGGGCTCGGCCTTGCCGACAACGAAGAGATCAGTGGTTTTATCTACATGGGCACCCCGCAGAAGCCGCCGAGAGCCGCGCCAGAGCTGGCGGTCGAAGATTTCTTCGCAAACTGGACCGGCGAGTAA
- a CDS encoding adenylate/guanylate cyclase domain-containing protein, with translation MQTQPEETSGRQQDSKYPLYFRALICFAASGTLLNSINWSALITQATMLQLAMAAVLLAYIPIAYQISRRSVPENAEQVRRWLSFTDALLIGMAMAMSNFSILPSLLFLTMVQFNALTQGGGRCWFEHNTAMLMGVGVGYLVHRPALVVNADLNISAASLIGVFTYFCCYAFYTHKQIARLKQDNQQLQKEQRIANLASYKLSRYLPKRLWRAVTTGKEKEIVTERKLLTVFFSDIKDFSQLTEEMEAETLTRLLNTYLTEMSRIVAHYGGTIDKFIGDAVMVVFGDDQSKGPKSDALRCVAMALAMRKRVREMMQEWYDQGISHPLQIRMGINTGYCTVGVFGTADHQTYTVMGTHVNLAARLESAADPGEVLISHETWAMIKQTVMCRDKGHVSVKGFSTPVKVYSVTDLRKNLGGQQSYLEEHAPGFAMHLDLEKVRNYDKEKVLQALQKAQARLKSKVII, from the coding sequence ATGCAGACTCAGCCAGAAGAAACCAGCGGCCGCCAGCAAGACTCCAAATACCCGCTCTATTTCCGCGCTCTAATCTGTTTTGCAGCTTCCGGCACGCTGCTCAACAGTATCAACTGGTCGGCGCTCATCACCCAGGCCACGATGTTACAGCTGGCGATGGCCGCGGTGCTGCTGGCGTACATTCCGATTGCCTACCAGATATCCCGCCGCAGCGTTCCGGAGAATGCCGAGCAAGTCCGCCGCTGGCTGTCGTTTACGGATGCACTGCTGATCGGCATGGCCATGGCAATGTCGAATTTCAGCATTCTGCCAAGCCTGCTGTTTCTCACCATGGTGCAGTTCAACGCGCTTACCCAGGGCGGTGGCCGCTGCTGGTTTGAGCACAATACCGCAATGCTGATGGGTGTTGGCGTAGGCTATCTGGTGCACCGCCCCGCTCTGGTGGTGAATGCCGACCTCAACATCAGCGCCGCCAGCCTGATCGGTGTATTTACCTATTTCTGCTGCTACGCCTTTTATACCCACAAACAGATTGCGCGCCTCAAACAAGACAACCAGCAACTGCAAAAAGAACAGCGTATCGCCAACCTGGCGAGCTACAAGCTCTCCCGCTACCTGCCCAAGCGGCTGTGGCGCGCAGTCACCACGGGCAAGGAAAAAGAGATCGTCACCGAACGCAAGCTGCTGACCGTGTTCTTTTCCGACATCAAGGATTTCAGCCAGCTGACCGAGGAGATGGAAGCGGAGACGCTCACCCGCCTGCTGAACACGTACCTGACCGAGATGTCCCGTATCGTCGCCCATTACGGCGGCACCATCGACAAGTTCATCGGTGATGCGGTGATGGTGGTGTTCGGGGACGACCAGAGCAAGGGCCCCAAGTCGGACGCACTGCGCTGTGTCGCCATGGCACTGGCCATGCGCAAGCGGGTACGCGAGATGATGCAGGAGTGGTACGACCAGGGCATCTCACATCCCCTGCAGATTCGCATGGGAATCAATACCGGTTACTGTACCGTCGGCGTTTTCGGTACCGCTGATCATCAGACCTACACGGTCATGGGCACCCACGTGAACCTCGCGGCTCGCCTGGAAAGTGCTGCCGACCCGGGCGAGGTACTGATCAGCCACGAGACCTGGGCCATGATCAAGCAAACTGTTATGTGCCGGGACAAGGGCCACGTCAGCGTGAAGGGCTTCAGCACACCGGTGAAGGTCTACTCTGTGACCGACCTGCGCAAAAACCTGGGTGGACAGCAGAGCTACCTGGAAGAACATGCCCCCGGGTTCGCCATGCACCTGGATCTGGAAAAAGTGCGCAATTACGACAAGGAAAAGGTCCTGCAGGCACTGCAGAAGGCGCAGGCGCGCCTGAAAAGCAAAGTCATTATCTGA
- a CDS encoding ABC transporter ATP-binding protein codes for MTAALSIRNLEKTYDNGFQALKGISFDVQPGDFFALLGPNGAGKSTTIGILCSLVRKTGGNVSIFGIDIDKDFPKAKQTLGVVPQEFNFSQFEKVFDIVCTQGGFYGMPRKLAEERTEKYLRKLGLWDKRSTQARMLSGGMKRRLMIARALIHEPKLLILDEPTAGVDIELRRSMWEFLQEINQQGTTIILTTHYLEEAESLCRNIAIIDKGDIVENTSIKSLIKTLSREVFILDTRESLSDAPDFGGFDGRLLDEHSLEVTVEKGQSLSDLFTLLTAQNIAVTSMRNRANRLEELFVSLLAENKQQKSGDDGENKGVKP; via the coding sequence ATGACCGCCGCACTTTCCATCCGCAATCTCGAAAAAACCTACGATAACGGCTTTCAGGCACTCAAGGGCATCAGCTTTGACGTGCAGCCGGGGGATTTCTTCGCACTACTCGGCCCCAATGGTGCCGGTAAATCCACCACCATCGGTATTCTCTGCTCACTGGTGCGCAAGACCGGCGGCAATGTGTCGATCTTCGGCATTGATATCGACAAGGACTTCCCGAAAGCCAAGCAGACGCTCGGCGTGGTGCCCCAGGAATTCAATTTCAGTCAGTTCGAAAAGGTATTCGACATCGTCTGCACCCAGGGTGGCTTTTACGGCATGCCGCGCAAGCTGGCTGAAGAGCGTACCGAGAAGTACCTGCGCAAGCTGGGGCTGTGGGACAAGCGCAGCACGCAGGCGCGCATGCTTTCCGGTGGTATGAAGCGGCGTTTGATGATCGCCCGTGCGCTGATTCACGAGCCCAAGCTGTTGATTCTCGACGAGCCCACGGCCGGCGTGGATATCGAACTGCGCCGCTCCATGTGGGAATTTCTGCAGGAAATAAACCAGCAGGGCACCACCATTATCCTGACCACCCACTACCTGGAAGAGGCGGAGAGCCTGTGCCGCAATATTGCGATCATTGATAAGGGCGATATTGTCGAGAACACCTCGATCAAGTCGCTGATCAAAACCCTGAGCCGGGAAGTATTCATCCTCGACACTCGGGAATCCCTGAGTGACGCGCCGGACTTTGGCGGCTTCGATGGGCGGCTGCTGGACGAGCACAGCCTGGAGGTAACGGTGGAAAAGGGCCAGTCCCTGAGTGACCTGTTTACGCTCCTCACCGCGCAGAATATTGCGGTAACCAGCATGCGCAACCGGGCTAACCGGTTGGAGGAATTGTTTGTTTCCCTGTTGGCGGAAAACAAGCAGCAGAAATCCGGGGATGATGGTGAAAACAAGGGGGTGAAGCCATGA
- the msrB gene encoding peptide-methionine (R)-S-oxide reductase MsrB, giving the protein MSKEKDDNYWRERLTEEEFHVCRKAGTERPFTGEYWDTFEDGKYRCRCCGEILFSAESKFDAGCGWPSFDALAEEGVVDERVDTSLGMQRTEILCSNCGCHLGHVFPDGPTATGLRYCVNSLSVKHDPDDASD; this is encoded by the coding sequence ATGTCAAAAGAAAAAGACGATAACTACTGGCGAGAGCGCCTGACTGAGGAAGAATTTCACGTTTGCCGCAAGGCGGGGACCGAGCGTCCATTTACTGGCGAGTACTGGGATACCTTCGAGGATGGCAAGTATCGCTGCCGTTGTTGTGGGGAGATCCTGTTTAGCGCTGAGTCCAAGTTCGACGCAGGCTGTGGCTGGCCGAGCTTTGATGCTTTGGCGGAGGAGGGGGTGGTGGATGAGCGCGTGGACACGAGCCTGGGAATGCAGCGCACGGAAATCCTGTGTTCCAACTGTGGTTGCCATCTGGGTCACGTCTTCCCCGATGGGCCTACCGCCACGGGCTTGCGCTATTGTGTAAATTCACTGTCGGTAAAACACGACCCGGACGATGCTTCTGACTGA
- a CDS encoding DUF1499 domain-containing protein: MIRSGRPRHWSRWLYRIQWLLLAAIGLGVVTVRTGLLDLDSVFVLFGALGLAMVAVALFSMLVFLWGLIRRHGEARTAALWAMVMGLVPVAIPLFTVGQHNLNAPALYDISTDLVDPPQFDLLLSLRDSGDHSPDYPGDAAASVQRAAPAYSDIQTLVLPAPAQEVLASAEAVARDLGWRVIAVKTGEGRLEAVAQTPILGITQDIVVRIRPENAAAGRESGKKPDKGGESKPGAKPGAAEAKGEAGTRVDMRSASRTGERDFGSNAARIREFMRQLQDRTKVAP; the protein is encoded by the coding sequence ATGATTCGATCGGGTCGCCCTCGGCACTGGAGCCGCTGGCTGTATCGCATCCAGTGGCTGCTGCTGGCCGCTATTGGCCTCGGTGTGGTCACTGTGCGCACGGGGCTGCTGGACCTGGATTCGGTGTTTGTCCTGTTTGGCGCACTGGGGCTGGCGATGGTCGCCGTGGCGCTGTTCTCCATGCTGGTGTTTTTGTGGGGGCTGATCCGCCGCCACGGCGAGGCGCGCACGGCGGCGCTGTGGGCGATGGTGATGGGGCTGGTCCCGGTGGCGATACCGCTGTTTACTGTGGGACAGCACAACCTGAATGCCCCGGCGCTGTACGACATCTCAACGGACCTGGTGGATCCTCCGCAGTTTGACCTGCTGCTCTCCCTGCGGGACAGCGGGGATCACAGTCCCGACTACCCCGGTGACGCCGCAGCGTCCGTGCAGCGGGCAGCCCCGGCCTACAGCGATATCCAGACTCTGGTGTTGCCAGCACCTGCCCAGGAGGTGCTTGCCAGCGCCGAGGCGGTGGCGCGGGATCTCGGCTGGCGGGTCATTGCGGTAAAGACCGGGGAGGGGCGACTGGAGGCGGTGGCGCAGACCCCCATTCTGGGGATCACCCAGGACATTGTGGTGAGAATCCGGCCTGAAAACGCCGCCGCTGGGCGCGAATCGGGCAAGAAACCCGACAAGGGGGGCGAAAGCAAGCCTGGCGCAAAACCCGGGGCTGCAGAAGCAAAAGGCGAGGCAGGAACCCGGGTGGATATGCGTTCTGCATCCCGCACCGGGGAGCGCGATTTCGGCAGCAATGCCGCCAGAATCCGTGAATTCATGCGCCAGCTACAGGATCGCACAAAGGTGGCGCCCTAA